In a single window of the Grus americana isolate bGruAme1 chromosome 31, bGruAme1.mat, whole genome shotgun sequence genome:
- the FIGNL2 gene encoding fidgetin-like protein 2 — MHWSPEHAQSLNQWPEQHLDVSSTTSSPAHKSELYPSTRQRFNYAWANDDISALTASNLLKRYAEKYSGVLDAPYERPALSGYGDGAFGPVNGQKGDGEPWPVAHGSDSAYPLTPIHDGLPGAKAVVPPAVPPSGGAIGLGGSPVVSANLADPMYPGNSCGGAAAGSGGLGSSQEYPSGYGGTYLPSGYCTQPASALPPPHPPALHGSGLLQPPHPSPALVPGYGSSGPMYNYAAGSYPPQPGYGTIHPPHPPASYLPSGIAAPTPIPAPPPATRPPGVPGYGYQGASLAPLAVPPLGTEAVGTLKRKAFDISGGEDEEEGRYRKYSYEQPKSPYPMSDNGECRGNGFGGSTESPQVAFKPGKQPAGAGNAEEHAGKYGGQPMKSMVSPPYGTGDAPLRPAEPFEKFSPPLTNGERAAEPGPPFPLRLPPKAPVFGSPPVEEQPKNVDPLVLELVNTKIVERGPPVQWTDIAGQVSVKAAIEEELVWPILRPGAYTGASRPPRTILLFGPRGTGKTLLSRCISTQLGSTLLKLSGTTLLSTWKAEAEKILQTVFFVASCRQPAVVLITEAESLLVARAGEDGSQVGNLKSQLLSYLDNVATSSEQNVVIIGTTSRPGSMDEASHRRFTKRFYISPPDSIARRQILHHALAQQSSCLSEREMASLVQHTESFSGSELVQLCQHAGATTLHGLPGQIQPTSYQDFEKAFCKVRPAASQKELDLFLEWDKMYGTRH; from the coding sequence ACGCCGAGAAGTACTCGGGGGTGCTGGACGCGCCCTACGAGCGCCCGGCGCTGAGCGGCTACGGGGATGGAGCCTTCGGGCCGGTTAACGGGCAGAAGGGGGACGGGGAGCCCTGGCCGGTGGCGCACGGCTCCGACAGTGCCTACCCCCTGACCCCCATCCACGATGGCCTCCCTGGCGCCAAGGCTGTGGTGCCGCCCGCCGTCCCCCCCAGCGGCGGGGCCATCGGGCTCGGCGGCTCCCCCGTGGTGTCTGCCAACCTCGCCGATCCCATGTACCCCGGGAACTCCTGCGGAGGAGCCGCCGCCGGCTCCGGTGGGCTCGGGTCGTCTCAGGAGTACCCCTCAGGTTACGGTGGCACCTACTTGCCCTCCGGCTACTGCACCCAGCCGGCATCAGCGCTCCCCCCTCCGCACCCCCCCGCCCTCCATGGCTcggggctcctgcagcccccgcaCCCCTCGCCCGCCCTGGTGCCGGGCTACGGCTCCTCCGGCCCCATGTACAACTACGCCGCTGGCAGCTACCCGCCGCAGCCGGGCTACGGGACCATCCACCcgccccacccccccgcctcctACCTGCCCTCCGGCATCGCAGCGcccacccccatcccagccccgcCGCCTGCCACCCGCCCGCCCGGGGTCCCCGGCTACGGCTACCAGGGTGCCAGCTTGGCCCCCCTGGCCGTGCCGCCCCTCGGCACCGAGGCGGTGGGCACCCTGAAGAGGAAGGCTTTCGACATCTCCGGcggggaggatgaggaggagggcaggTACAGGAAATACAGCTACGAGCAGCCAAAGTCCCCCTACCCCATGTCGGACAACGGCGAGTGCCGGGGCAACGGGTTCGGCGGCAGCACCGAGTCCCCCCAGGTGGCCTTCAAGCCCGGGAAGCAGCCGGCGGGAGCCGGGAACGCTGAGGAGCACGCCGGCAAGTACGGCGGGCAGCCGATGAAGAGTATGGTCTCGCCACCCTACGGCACCGGGGACGCTCCGCTGCGGCCGGCAGAGCCCTTTGAGAAGTTCAGCCCCCCCCTCACCAATGGGGAGCGGGCGGCCGAGCCGGGACCCCCCTTCCCGCTGCGGCTGCCCCCCAAAGCGCCAGTCTTCGGCAGCCCGCCGGTGGAGGAGCAACCCAAGAACGTTGACCCCTTGGTCTTGGAGCTGGTGAACACCAAGATCGTGGAGCGGGGGCCACCCGTGCAGTGGACGGACATCGCCGGGCAGGTCTCCGTGAAGGCCGCCATCGAGGAGGAGCTGGTGTGGCCCATCCTGCGTCCCGGCGCCTACACCGGGGCGAGCCGGCCGCCCCGAACCATCCTGCTGTTCGGTCCCCGCGGCACGGGGAAGACCCTGCTGAGCCGGTGCATCTCCACCCAGCTGGGCTCTACCTTGTTGAAGCTCAGCGGGACAACCCTGCTCTCCACCTGGAAAGCCGAAGCCGAGAAGATCCTCCAGACCGTCTTCTTCGTGGCCAGCTGCCGGCAGCCCGCGGTGGTGCTCATCACCGAGGCTGAGTCCTTGCTGGTGGCCCGGGCCGGCGAGGATGGCAGCCAGGTGGGCAACCTCAAGTCCCAGCTCCTCTCCTACCTGGACAACGTGGCTACCTCATCCGAGCAGAACGTGGTCATCATCGGGACTACCTCCCGGCCTGGCAGCATGGACGAAGCTTCCCACCGGCGCTTCACCAAGCGGTTCTACATCTCCCCGCCGGACAGCATCGCCCGGCGGCAGATCCTCCATCACGCCCTGGCtcagcagagctcctgcctcAGCGAGCGGGAGATGGCCTCCCTGGTGCAGCACACGGAGAGCTTCTCGGGCAGCGAGCTggtccagctctgccagcacgCCGGGGCCACCACGCTGCACGGTTTGCCGGGCCAGATCCAGCCCACCTCCTACCAGGACTTTGAGAAAGCGTTCTGCAAGGtccgccccgccgcctcccaGAAGGAGCTGGACTTGTTCCTGGAGTGGGATAAAATGTACGGCACCAGGCACTGa